In Halosegnis marinus, one genomic interval encodes:
- a CDS encoding PaaI family thioesterase, with translation MDETVAVTVELPPETAAALGDDPAARLAELAADEATMRRSVETYVESDEPVGRETVAEIPPPIGALLGFEPVAMEPGSVTLEMEASPRFANPMGTLHGGVLCDLGDAAMGYSYASTLSEEESFTTLELDVKFLKPVWKGTLRAEGNVVKGGRTVGLVECDVTDAEGSLVARLESVCLTLRDEMAAGR, from the coding sequence ATGGACGAGACGGTCGCTGTGACGGTCGAACTGCCCCCCGAGACGGCCGCGGCACTCGGCGACGACCCCGCCGCGCGCCTCGCGGAACTGGCCGCGGACGAGGCGACGATGCGCCGCTCCGTGGAGACGTACGTGGAGAGCGACGAGCCGGTCGGCCGGGAGACGGTCGCGGAGATACCGCCGCCCATCGGCGCGCTGCTGGGCTTCGAGCCGGTGGCGATGGAACCGGGCAGCGTCACGCTGGAGATGGAGGCCAGCCCCCGCTTCGCCAACCCGATGGGGACGCTCCACGGCGGCGTCCTGTGTGACCTCGGGGACGCCGCGATGGGCTACTCGTACGCCAGCACGCTCTCCGAGGAGGAGTCGTTCACCACGCTCGAACTCGACGTGAAGTTCCTCAAGCCGGTGTGGAAGGGGACGCTCCGGGCCGAGGGGAACGTCGTGAAGGGCGGGCGCACGGTGGGCCTCGTCGAGTGCGACGTGACCGACGCGGAGGGGTCGCTGGTCGCGCGGCTGGAGAGCGTCTGTCTCACGCTCCGCGACGAGATGGCCGCGGGGCGTTAG
- a CDS encoding SDR family NAD(P)-dependent oxidoreductase has product MRHEGRTVFVTGAGQGIGESAAKRFAEEGAFVVVTDVNSETGPGTVADINDGDYAGEAEFTELDVTDSEAFHAAVDATVEEYGLDTVVNNAGVGHPPADIEDTDQSVFDFVFDVNVRGVWNGCHAALPHLKEQGSGNIVNIGSLASFYGLPKQGVYSLTKGAVMNFTRAVAAEAGRSGVRCNAVCPAFTDTELGQQFFASREDPEKAREIMLKRYPLGRLGKPEEIADAIEFLASDRASYITGEGLRVDGGFSTS; this is encoded by the coding sequence ATGCGACACGAAGGTCGAACGGTGTTCGTTACGGGTGCCGGACAGGGTATCGGCGAGTCGGCGGCGAAGCGGTTCGCCGAGGAGGGCGCGTTCGTCGTCGTGACGGACGTGAACAGCGAGACCGGCCCCGGGACGGTCGCGGACATCAACGACGGCGACTACGCCGGCGAGGCGGAGTTCACCGAACTCGACGTGACCGACTCGGAGGCGTTCCACGCGGCCGTCGACGCCACCGTCGAGGAGTACGGCCTCGACACCGTCGTCAACAACGCCGGCGTCGGCCACCCGCCCGCGGACATCGAGGACACCGACCAGTCGGTGTTCGACTTCGTCTTCGACGTGAACGTCCGGGGCGTCTGGAACGGCTGTCACGCGGCGCTCCCGCACCTGAAGGAGCAGGGCTCCGGCAACATCGTCAACATCGGCTCGCTCGCCTCCTTCTACGGCCTCCCGAAGCAGGGCGTCTACTCGCTCACCAAGGGCGCGGTGATGAACTTCACGCGCGCCGTCGCCGCCGAGGCCGGCCGCTCGGGCGTCCGGTGTAACGCCGTCTGCCCGGCCTTCACCGACACGGAACTCGGCCAGCAGTTCTTCGCCAGCCGCGAGGACCCCGAGAAGGCCCGCGAGATAATGCTGAAGCGGTACCCGCTGGGTCGGCTGGGTAAGCCCGAGGAGATAGCCGACGCCATCGAGTTCCTCGCCAGCGACCGCGCGTCCTACATCACCGGGGAGGGGCTCCGCGTGGACGGCGGGTTCTCGACCTCCTAA
- a CDS encoding peroxiredoxin, producing the protein MLEPGTEAPRFALPNQDDETVSLPEEGIAVVYFYPRADTPGCTTEACGFRDAWDEYEDRGVHVFGISDDPVPALRTFADEYDLPVELLSDTDGEVSRAYDSYGEKNVFGNTVEGVFRNTYVVRDGEVVLAYEGVDPEDHAEQLLADIDAL; encoded by the coding sequence ATGCTCGAACCCGGCACCGAGGCCCCCCGATTCGCGCTCCCGAACCAGGACGACGAGACCGTTTCGCTCCCCGAGGAGGGTATCGCCGTCGTCTACTTCTACCCGCGCGCTGACACCCCCGGCTGTACGACCGAGGCCTGCGGCTTCCGCGACGCGTGGGACGAGTACGAGGACCGCGGCGTACACGTGTTCGGTATCAGCGACGACCCCGTGCCCGCGCTCCGGACGTTCGCCGACGAGTACGACCTCCCGGTCGAACTGCTCTCGGACACGGACGGCGAGGTGTCGCGCGCCTACGACTCCTACGGCGAGAAGAACGTCTTCGGCAACACGGTCGAGGGCGTGTTCCGCAACACGTACGTCGTCCGCGACGGCGAGGTCGTGCTCGCCTACGAGGGCGTCGACCCGGAGGACCACGCCGAACAGCTGCTCGCCGACATCGACGCGCTCTGA
- a CDS encoding excinuclease ABC subunit C, with the protein MDTEAVRARANDLPTKPGVYQFERGDAVLYVGKAVDLRDRVRSYADPRGERIRRMVARAERIDFSVTETETQALLLEANLVKRFQPKYNVRLKDDKSYPLVQLTDHEFPRIEITRDPDDAATVFGPYTNKGRVETAVKALRETFGVRGCSDYKFAGRDRPCLDYEVGLCTAPCVGEIDAESYLGDVDSVRRFLDGETGVLADPMRAAMEAAAGEQEFERAANLRDRLAAVESFHEGGAAAVQGEAREARVEVLGVAVEGADATVARLVSEDGKLVDRERHRVTAPEASEVSRLLSAFLPQFYAERDLPDAVLLQERPSDPDVLDWLEREGTAVRVPGAGREATLVDLALKNARRQTGRRDECAALAAELGIDAADRIEGFDVSHAQGKAVVGSDVCFVDGDESKADYRRKKLADENDDYANMRRLVRWRAERAVAGRDDRPDPDLLLIDGGEGQLNAALEALEETGWDVPAVGLAKAEERVVAPDRAYDWPSDADHLRLLQRVRDEAHRFAVAYHQQVRDAVSTTLDDLPGVGPELRRRLLRRFGSVEGVRNASEAELADVEGVGPATAATIAARL; encoded by the coding sequence GTGGACACCGAGGCGGTGCGGGCGCGGGCGAACGACCTGCCGACGAAGCCCGGCGTCTACCAGTTCGAGCGGGGCGACGCCGTCCTCTACGTGGGGAAGGCGGTGGACCTGCGCGACCGGGTGCGGTCGTACGCGGACCCGCGCGGCGAGCGCATCCGGCGGATGGTGGCGCGCGCCGAGCGCATCGACTTCTCGGTGACGGAGACGGAGACGCAGGCGCTCCTCCTCGAAGCGAACCTCGTCAAGCGGTTCCAGCCGAAGTACAACGTCCGGCTGAAGGACGACAAGTCGTACCCGCTGGTCCAGTTGACGGACCACGAGTTCCCGCGCATCGAGATAACGCGCGACCCGGACGACGCCGCGACGGTGTTCGGCCCCTACACGAACAAGGGCCGGGTGGAGACGGCGGTGAAGGCGCTCCGGGAGACGTTCGGCGTCCGGGGCTGTTCGGACTACAAGTTCGCGGGGCGCGACCGGCCGTGTCTCGACTACGAGGTGGGGCTGTGTACCGCGCCGTGCGTGGGCGAGATAGACGCGGAGAGCTACCTCGGGGACGTGGACTCCGTCCGGCGCTTCCTCGACGGGGAGACGGGCGTACTCGCCGACCCGATGCGGGCGGCGATGGAGGCGGCCGCGGGCGAGCAGGAGTTCGAGCGCGCCGCGAACCTCCGCGACCGTCTCGCCGCCGTGGAGTCGTTCCACGAGGGCGGCGCGGCGGCGGTGCAGGGGGAGGCCCGGGAGGCGCGCGTCGAGGTGCTGGGCGTCGCCGTCGAGGGCGCGGACGCCACCGTCGCCCGCCTCGTCAGCGAGGACGGGAAGCTGGTGGACCGCGAGCGCCACCGCGTCACGGCCCCCGAGGCGAGCGAGGTGTCGCGCCTGCTGTCGGCGTTCCTGCCGCAGTTCTACGCCGAGCGCGACCTGCCCGATGCCGTACTGCTCCAGGAGCGGCCGTCCGACCCCGACGTGCTCGACTGGCTCGAACGCGAGGGCACCGCGGTGCGGGTGCCGGGCGCGGGCCGGGAGGCGACGCTCGTGGACCTCGCGCTGAAGAACGCGCGCCGGCAGACGGGCCGGCGCGACGAGTGCGCGGCGCTCGCCGCGGAGTTGGGTATCGACGCCGCGGACCGGATAGAGGGGTTCGACGTGAGCCACGCGCAGGGGAAGGCGGTCGTCGGCTCCGACGTGTGTTTCGTGGACGGCGACGAGTCGAAGGCGGACTACCGCCGGAAGAAGCTCGCGGACGAGAACGACGACTACGCGAACATGCGGCGGCTGGTGCGGTGGCGCGCCGAGCGCGCCGTCGCGGGCCGCGACGACCGCCCGGACCCGGACCTGCTCCTCATCGACGGTGGCGAGGGGCAACTGAACGCGGCGCTGGAAGCACTGGAGGAGACGGGCTGGGACGTCCCCGCAGTCGGGCTCGCGAAGGCCGAGGAGCGCGTCGTCGCGCCCGACCGCGCGTACGACTGGCCGAGCGACGCCGACCACCTCCGCCTGCTCCAGCGCGTGCGCGACGAGGCCCACCGGTTCGCGGTGGCGTACCACCAGCAGGTGCGCGACGCCGTCTCGACGACGCTCGACGACCTGCCGGGGGTCGGCCCCGAACTGCGCCGGCGGCTGCTCCGGCGGTTCGGGAGCGTCGAGGGCGTCAGGAACGCGAGCGAGGCGGAACTCGCCGACGTGGAGGGGGTCGGCCCGGCGACGGCGGCGACCATCGCGGCGCGGCTGTAG
- the uvrB gene encoding excinuclease ABC subunit UvrB produces MSDSQSGPLRPDRPDAEKPFRVDAPFEPAGDQPEAIAELVDGYESGMEKQTLLGVTGSGKTNTVSWTIEELQRPTLVIAHNKTLAAQLYEEFRELFPDNAVEYFVSYYDYYQPEAYVESSDTYIDKEMSINEEIDRLRHSATRSLLTRDDVIVVASVSAIYGLGDPANYTEMALRLEPGDRIDRDDLLAELVDLNYERNDVDFHQGTFRVRGDTVEIFPMYGRYAVRVEFWGDEIDRLTKVDVTAGEMKGEEPAVLVHPAEHYSIPEGTIEEATAEIEELMEQRVRYFERQGDLVAAQRIEERTTFDLEMLRESGYCSGIENYSVHMSDRESGEAPYTLLDYFPDDFLTVVDESHQTIPQIKGQFAGDKSRKDSLVENGFRLPTAYDNRPLTFEEFEEKTDKTLYVSATPGDYEREESERIVEQIVRPTHLVDPEIEVTDAEGQVEDLLDRVAERVERDERVLVTTLTKRMAEDLTEYLEEAGVGVEYMHDETDTLERHEIIRDLRLGNIDVLVGINLLREGLDIPEVSLVCILDADQEGFLRSETTLVQTMGRAARNVEGKVVLYADRTTDAMRSAIEETARRRRIQQAFNEEHGHTPRTIEKEVGETSLPGSKTDTSGVSGLEADSVDEAEELVESLERRMGEAADNLEFELAADIRDRIRRLEAEFELDVADDVGVPAPDEP; encoded by the coding sequence ATGAGTGATTCGCAGTCCGGCCCGCTGCGCCCCGACCGGCCGGACGCCGAGAAGCCGTTCCGCGTGGACGCGCCGTTCGAGCCGGCGGGCGACCAGCCCGAGGCCATCGCCGAACTCGTCGACGGCTACGAGTCCGGCATGGAGAAACAGACCCTGCTCGGGGTGACGGGGTCGGGGAAGACCAACACCGTCTCGTGGACGATAGAGGAGCTCCAGCGGCCCACCCTCGTCATCGCCCACAACAAGACGCTCGCGGCACAGCTGTACGAGGAGTTCCGGGAGCTGTTCCCCGACAACGCCGTCGAGTACTTCGTCTCCTACTACGACTACTACCAGCCGGAGGCGTACGTCGAGTCCTCGGACACCTACATCGACAAGGAGATGTCCATCAACGAGGAGATAGACCGGCTCCGCCACTCCGCGACGCGGTCGCTGCTCACCCGCGACGACGTCATCGTCGTCGCCTCCGTCTCGGCCATCTACGGACTGGGCGACCCGGCGAACTACACGGAGATGGCGCTGCGGCTGGAGCCGGGCGACCGCATCGACCGCGACGACCTGCTCGCCGAACTCGTGGACCTGAACTACGAGCGCAACGACGTGGACTTCCATCAGGGGACGTTCCGCGTGCGCGGCGACACGGTCGAGATATTCCCGATGTACGGCCGCTACGCCGTCCGGGTGGAGTTCTGGGGCGACGAGATAGACCGGCTGACGAAGGTGGACGTCACCGCGGGCGAGATGAAGGGCGAGGAGCCGGCGGTGCTCGTTCACCCGGCGGAGCACTACTCGATTCCGGAGGGGACCATCGAGGAGGCCACCGCGGAGATAGAGGAGCTGATGGAACAGCGCGTGCGCTACTTCGAGCGACAGGGCGACCTCGTCGCGGCCCAGCGCATCGAGGAGCGCACCACCTTCGACCTGGAGATGCTCCGGGAGTCCGGCTACTGTTCGGGCATCGAGAACTACTCCGTCCACATGTCCGACCGCGAGAGCGGGGAGGCGCCGTACACCCTGCTCGACTACTTCCCCGACGACTTCCTCACCGTGGTCGACGAGTCCCACCAGACCATCCCGCAGATAAAGGGGCAGTTCGCGGGCGACAAGTCCCGGAAGGACTCGCTCGTGGAGAACGGCTTCCGCCTCCCGACGGCGTACGACAACCGCCCGCTCACCTTCGAGGAGTTCGAGGAGAAGACCGACAAGACGCTGTACGTCTCCGCGACCCCCGGCGACTACGAGCGCGAGGAGTCCGAGCGCATCGTCGAGCAGATCGTCCGCCCGACCCACCTCGTGGATCCCGAGATAGAGGTGACCGACGCGGAGGGGCAGGTAGAGGACCTGCTCGACCGGGTGGCGGAGCGCGTCGAGCGCGACGAGCGCGTGCTCGTGACGACGCTGACGAAGCGGATGGCCGAGGACCTCACCGAGTACCTGGAGGAGGCGGGCGTCGGCGTCGAGTACATGCACGACGAGACGGACACGCTCGAACGCCACGAGATAATCCGCGACCTCCGGCTGGGGAACATCGACGTGCTCGTCGGCATCAACCTCCTGCGCGAGGGGCTCGACATCCCCGAGGTGTCGCTCGTCTGTATCCTCGACGCCGACCAGGAGGGGTTCCTGCGGTCGGAGACGACGCTCGTCCAGACGATGGGTCGGGCCGCGCGCAACGTCGAGGGGAAGGTCGTCCTCTACGCGGACCGGACGACAGACGCGATGCGGTCGGCCATCGAGGAGACGGCCCGGCGCCGCCGCATCCAGCAGGCGTTCAACGAGGAGCACGGCCACACGCCCCGCACCATCGAGAAGGAGGTCGGCGAGACCTCCCTGCCGGGGTCGAAGACGGACACCTCGGGCGTCTCGGGGCTGGAGGCCGATTCGGTCGACGAGGCCGAGGAGCTGGTCGAGTCGCTGGAGCGCCGGATGGGCGAGGCCGCGGACAACCTGGAGTTCGAGCTGGCGGCCGACATCCGCGACCGTATCCGCCGGCTGGAGGCCGAATTCGAACTCGACGTGGCCGACGACGTCGGCGTGCCCGCGCCCGACGAGCCGTAG
- a CDS encoding DUF7331 family protein, whose protein sequence is MRRRGGTRPEPDEEEPVSEIAFEDGAFVIYDPANPDAWLWTDDPAPATSD, encoded by the coding sequence ATGAGACGCCGCGGCGGCACCCGACCGGAGCCCGACGAGGAGGAGCCGGTGTCGGAGATCGCCTTCGAGGACGGCGCGTTCGTCATCTACGACCCGGCGAACCCGGACGCGTGGCTGTGGACCGACGACCCGGCCCCGGCGACGAGCGACTGA
- a CDS encoding ABC transporter substrate-binding protein has product MRVVSLLPSATEIVYALGVEPVATSHECDYPPRAADLPDANRARVDPTASAGEIDAQVLDAEESGGVYAIRKDVLAEADPDVIVSQGICDVCAVDEVLVREAVEELGLDCEVVTTDPHSLSDVLDDIERLGTALDREARAAEVVADLRERVADIEARAAAAGGDTPRVAVFDWTDPAMVAGHWIPGMVERLGGEFGLQERGAASRPFEWEEIRAYDPEVAVVAPCGFDLAQTAANLGDLTDREGWDDLAAVRNDRAFALDGHRFVNRPGPRLVETMAYLGWCLSPDAFDAPPADAARRLERRVA; this is encoded by the coding sequence ATGCGCGTCGTCAGCCTGCTCCCGTCCGCGACGGAGATCGTCTACGCGCTCGGCGTGGAGCCGGTCGCCACCTCCCACGAGTGCGACTACCCGCCCCGAGCGGCCGACCTGCCGGACGCCAACCGCGCGCGGGTCGACCCGACCGCCTCGGCCGGCGAGATAGACGCACAGGTCCTCGACGCCGAGGAGTCGGGCGGCGTTTACGCCATCCGAAAGGACGTGCTCGCCGAGGCCGACCCGGACGTGATCGTCTCGCAGGGCATCTGTGACGTGTGTGCCGTCGACGAGGTGCTCGTCCGCGAGGCCGTCGAGGAGCTCGGGCTGGACTGCGAGGTGGTCACCACGGACCCGCACTCGCTCTCGGACGTGCTCGACGATATCGAGCGGCTGGGCACGGCGCTCGACCGGGAGGCGCGCGCGGCCGAGGTGGTCGCGGACCTCCGCGAGCGGGTCGCCGACATCGAGGCGCGGGCCGCGGCCGCGGGCGGCGACACCCCCCGCGTCGCGGTGTTCGACTGGACCGACCCCGCCATGGTCGCGGGCCACTGGATACCGGGGATGGTCGAGCGGCTGGGCGGCGAGTTCGGTCTGCAGGAACGCGGGGCGGCCTCCCGCCCGTTCGAGTGGGAGGAGATACGCGCGTACGACCCCGAGGTGGCCGTCGTCGCGCCGTGCGGCTTCGACCTCGCACAGACGGCGGCGAACCTCGGCGACCTCACGGACCGGGAGGGGTGGGACGACCTCGCCGCGGTCCGGAACGACCGCGCGTTCGCGCTCGACGGGCACCGCTTCGTCAACCGCCCGGGGCCGCGGCTCGTCGAGACGATGGCGTACCTCGGGTGGTGTCTCTCCCCCGACGCGTTCGACGCGCCGCCCGCGGACGCCGCCCGCCGGCTGGAGCGGCGGGTCGCCTGA
- a CDS encoding desampylase, with amino-acid sequence MMRLASDAREAMVAHAREGAPEEVVGVLVGERDPDRVTRVERATNAAADPETRYELDPAELLAALDAVEAAGDEVVGFYHSHPRGPLAPSETDERLATWGGYVYAIVSLDGDPAVGAWRWTGERFDPVAVE; translated from the coding sequence CTGATGCGGCTCGCTTCGGACGCCCGCGAAGCGATGGTCGCACACGCCCGCGAGGGCGCGCCCGAGGAGGTGGTCGGCGTCCTCGTCGGCGAGCGCGACCCCGACCGCGTGACGCGCGTCGAGCGCGCGACGAACGCCGCCGCCGACCCGGAGACCCGCTACGAACTCGACCCGGCCGAACTGCTCGCCGCGCTCGACGCCGTCGAGGCCGCGGGCGACGAGGTGGTCGGCTTCTACCACTCGCACCCGCGCGGCCCGCTCGCCCCGAGCGAGACGGACGAGCGGCTGGCGACGTGGGGCGGGTACGTGTACGCCATCGTCTCGCTCGACGGCGACCCCGCGGTGGGCGCGTGGCGGTGGACGGGCGAGCGGTTCGACCCCGTCGCCGTCGAGTAA
- a CDS encoding DUF7526 family protein, giving the protein MSELTVEVVHVVAPDELDEYDLDPALRERADGRYLLVGRKGGSPSLGERVWAFLRRSPIEAVTLVADEGAEEGEELTVEAAETDTPGVYEVR; this is encoded by the coding sequence GTGAGCGAACTCACGGTCGAGGTGGTCCACGTCGTCGCGCCCGACGAACTCGACGAGTACGACCTCGACCCGGCGCTGCGCGAGCGGGCCGACGGCCGCTACCTCCTCGTCGGCCGGAAAGGGGGGTCGCCGTCGCTGGGCGAGCGGGTGTGGGCGTTCCTCCGCCGGTCCCCCATCGAGGCCGTGACGCTGGTGGCCGACGAGGGGGCCGAGGAGGGTGAGGAACTGACCGTCGAGGCCGCGGAGACGGACACGCCGGGTGTGTACGAGGTCAGATAG
- the ubaA gene encoding SAMP-activating enzyme E1, whose translation MSLALDAEGLDRYSRHIIMDGVGPEGQADLLDSRVLCLGAGGLGSPVIQYLAAAGVGTLGVADDDVVERSNLQRQVIHADADIGVPKVESARGYVERLNPDIEVETHETRVTADNVEELVAEYDVVVDGSDNFETRYLVNDACTLAGVPFSHGAILRFEGQVTTFEANDGGPCYRCLFPEAPEPGTVPSCAEAGVLGVLPGVVGTIQATEAIKLLLDYGETLDGRFVFYDAADMTFEEIPLEPRPDCPVCGDGDTIDSVHDVEYVGGCTI comes from the coding sequence ATGAGTCTCGCGCTCGACGCGGAGGGGCTGGACCGCTACTCCAGACACATCATCATGGACGGGGTCGGCCCGGAGGGACAGGCCGACCTGCTCGACTCGCGGGTGCTGTGTCTCGGGGCGGGCGGCCTCGGCTCCCCCGTCATCCAGTACCTCGCGGCCGCGGGCGTCGGTACCCTCGGCGTCGCCGACGACGACGTCGTCGAGCGGTCGAACCTCCAGCGACAGGTCATCCACGCCGACGCCGACATCGGGGTCCCGAAGGTCGAGTCGGCGAGGGGGTACGTCGAGCGGCTGAACCCCGACATCGAGGTCGAGACCCACGAGACGCGCGTCACGGCCGACAACGTCGAGGAACTGGTCGCGGAGTACGACGTCGTCGTGGACGGCTCGGACAACTTCGAGACGCGCTACCTCGTGAACGACGCCTGCACGCTCGCGGGCGTCCCCTTCTCGCACGGAGCCATCCTCCGGTTCGAGGGGCAGGTGACGACGTTCGAGGCGAACGACGGGGGGCCGTGCTACCGCTGTCTGTTCCCTGAGGCCCCCGAACCGGGCACCGTCCCCTCCTGTGCGGAGGCGGGCGTGCTCGGCGTCCTCCCCGGCGTCGTCGGGACGATACAGGCCACGGAGGCCATCAAGCTCCTGCTCGACTACGGGGAGACGCTCGACGGCCGGTTCGTCTTCTACGACGCCGCCGACATGACCTTCGAGGAGATTCCGCTGGAACCGCGCCCGGACTGTCCGGTGTGCGGCGACGGCGACACCATCGACTCCGTCCACGACGTGGAGTACGTCGGCGGCTGCACTATCTGA
- a CDS encoding bacteriorhodopsin: MVQPGSTEELILWIGTIGMALGTLAFIAMGWGEKDEQKQEFYIITIFITAIAAVSYFSMATGYGLIEVAGIDIYWARYADWLFTTPLLLLDLALLAGANRNTIATLVGLDVAMVVTGLAGALATEGATFRIAWWGISCGFFVALLYFLVSTLSQQAAKRSGDVAATFSTLRNIVIVLWTAYPIVWIIGTESTLGYIGLTTETALFAVLDLAAKVGFGFILLRSRKVLDSVSSAAAQSAD, translated from the coding sequence ATGGTACAACCAGGCAGTACGGAGGAGCTTATCCTCTGGATAGGCACCATCGGGATGGCCCTCGGCACCCTCGCGTTCATCGCGATGGGGTGGGGCGAGAAGGACGAACAGAAGCAGGAGTTCTACATAATCACCATCTTCATCACGGCCATCGCCGCGGTGTCGTACTTCAGCATGGCGACGGGGTACGGCCTGATAGAGGTGGCCGGCATCGACATCTACTGGGCGCGGTACGCGGACTGGCTGTTCACCACGCCGCTGCTGCTGCTCGACCTCGCGCTGCTCGCGGGGGCGAACCGCAACACCATCGCGACGCTCGTCGGCCTCGACGTGGCGATGGTCGTCACCGGCCTCGCCGGCGCGCTCGCGACCGAGGGCGCGACCTTCCGCATCGCGTGGTGGGGTATCAGCTGCGGCTTCTTCGTCGCGCTGCTGTACTTCCTCGTCTCCACGCTGAGCCAGCAGGCCGCGAAGCGCTCGGGGGACGTCGCCGCGACGTTCTCCACGCTCCGTAACATCGTCATCGTGCTCTGGACCGCGTATCCCATCGTGTGGATCATCGGGACGGAGTCCACGCTCGGCTACATCGGGCTGACGACGGAGACGGCGCTGTTCGCCGTGCTCGACCTCGCCGCGAAGGTCGGGTTCGGGTTCATCCTGCTCCGCAGCCGCAAGGTGCTCGACTCGGTCTCGTCGGCCGCGGCGCAGTCCGCCGACTGA
- a CDS encoding lycopene cyclase domain-containing protein: MAALSYLGFHLVFLAPLLFVLVLGVSLRRLRLPRARVQWGGIGILVAVAVLYTIPWEMALIGRGVWTYGEGAVRARLWGIPYEELLFIAVQPIATALWLYQFTDPSDRPLAVSLPNRALGALAGLAICAVGVALYLRGGTTTYLGALLGWAGPVFAIQWAFGWPYLVEKRRTVAVGVGLPTLYLCAADTVAIGVGIWKLSPTYTTGLAFAGLPLEEALFFLCTNLFVVQGLVLWLWLTERLGIDPANVPADPVGQ; this comes from the coding sequence ATGGCCGCGCTGAGCTATCTCGGATTCCACCTCGTCTTCCTCGCGCCCCTGCTGTTCGTCCTCGTGTTGGGGGTCTCGCTGCGCCGCCTCCGGCTTCCGCGCGCGCGGGTCCAGTGGGGCGGTATCGGCATCCTCGTCGCCGTCGCCGTTCTCTACACCATCCCGTGGGAGATGGCGCTCATCGGGCGGGGCGTCTGGACCTACGGCGAGGGGGCCGTCCGCGCGCGGCTGTGGGGCATCCCCTACGAGGAACTGCTGTTCATCGCCGTCCAGCCGATAGCCACGGCGCTGTGGCTCTACCAGTTCACGGACCCCTCCGACCGGCCGCTCGCCGTTTCGCTCCCGAACCGCGCGCTCGGCGCGCTCGCCGGCCTCGCGATATGCGCCGTCGGGGTCGCGCTGTACCTCCGCGGCGGGACGACCACGTACCTCGGGGCGCTCCTCGGGTGGGCCGGCCCCGTCTTCGCCATCCAGTGGGCGTTCGGCTGGCCGTACCTCGTCGAGAAGCGCCGGACCGTGGCCGTCGGCGTCGGCCTGCCGACGCTGTACCTGTGTGCGGCCGACACCGTCGCCATCGGCGTCGGCATCTGGAAGCTGTCGCCGACCTACACCACCGGGCTCGCCTTCGCCGGCCTCCCCCTCGAGGAGGCCCTGTTCTTCCTGTGTACGAACCTGTTCGTCGTCCAGGGGCTCGTCCTGTGGCTGTGGCTCACCGAGCGGCTGGGTATCGACCCCGCGAACGTGCCCGCCGACCCCGTCGGCCAGTGA